The Candidatus Cloacimonas sp. genome window below encodes:
- a CDS encoding ADP-ribosylglycohydrolase family protein encodes MLIYCIVNGVAVGDALGFPVQFEPRSQRRKSPVVGMGKYKDEDGQIRSFSEELTGLWSDDTSLTLCLAESLLNGFDLKNQAERFVAWLDKGYLSARYRAFDVGLQTTESIARVRAILESGHYTELEHLASDADEYSNGNGSLMRILPLVLYIKGMPTQQQFDLVRKASALTHPHIRSAICCFYYLKMAEYIVDGLDKNNAYSQARMETNTLMKQINCPEKEFDILHRLLEVDIGSLSEDEIDSGSYVVSTLEASIWCLLTTDTYPEAVLKAVNLGDDSDTTGAITGGLAALLYGYEAIPKEWIGKLKKPELIEDIVNRWQNR; translated from the coding sequence ATGTTGATCTATTGTATTGTAAATGGTGTCGCCGTTGGCGATGCCCTTGGCTTCCCTGTCCAGTTTGAACCCAGATCCCAGCGCAGGAAGAGTCCAGTGGTAGGAATGGGCAAATACAAAGATGAAGATGGGCAGATCAGGTCATTTAGTGAAGAACTAACTGGACTTTGGTCGGACGATACTTCCCTGACCTTATGCTTGGCAGAGAGCCTATTAAACGGTTTTGATTTAAAGAACCAGGCAGAGAGATTCGTAGCATGGCTTGATAAGGGTTACCTATCTGCCCGGTATAGAGCATTTGATGTGGGACTACAGACTACAGAGAGCATTGCCAGAGTCAGGGCTATCCTGGAAAGTGGGCATTATACTGAGCTGGAGCATCTTGCCAGTGATGCAGATGAATACTCCAATGGCAATGGCAGTCTGATGCGCATCTTGCCACTGGTATTGTATATCAAAGGAATGCCTACCCAGCAGCAGTTTGATCTGGTCCGCAAGGCCTCCGCCCTCACTCATCCTCATATCCGTTCCGCTATTTGCTGTTTCTATTACCTGAAAATGGCGGAGTATATAGTCGACGGGTTGGACAAAAACAATGCCTACTCTCAGGCTCGCATGGAGACCAATACTTTGATGAAGCAGATAAACTGCCCGGAAAAGGAATTTGATATCCTGCACCGGTTGCTGGAGGTGGATATTGGCAGTTTGAGCGAGGATGAGATCGATTCCGGAAGTTATGTTGTTTCCACTTTAGAAGCCAGTATCTGGTGCCTACTAACAACGGATACTTATCCTGAAGCGGTTCTGAAAGCTGTTAATCTTGGTGATGATTCAGATACCACAGGAGCCATCACCGGAGGTTTGGCAGCCCTGCTGTATGGCTACGAGGCGATTCCCAAAGAGTGGATCGGCAAACTGAAGAAGCCCGAATTGATAGAGGACATCGTTAATCGCTGGCAGAATCGGTAG